A stretch of Candidatus Neomarinimicrobiota bacterium DNA encodes these proteins:
- a CDS encoding efflux RND transporter periplasmic adaptor subunit, whose product MSTSTIYKKRWFRVGSALSILGIGVAAFVILSATKEEAKKKEATQRVRQVATTPMHYADHTLQIHGNGSIESQQLLDLVSFVGGEVVYSRGDLKSGLFVKKGDILLKIDDREAQNRTLQARSGLINAIVSLIPELRGNAQDAIYKKWNSYLEQLNMSTTPELPLITDAQERIRVSMHNIFNQHATVKNTEITLGRHTIRAPFDGYLVNDGVIAGTWISPGQVAVSLINPFLLEIAVPLALSELELLSDVLVPTAIVSPSEDSGKHLKGILRRQNAHIDKRSQTVTIHIELTNPKLDPAFLPGNYMDVFIQGKRLLDVALLPRDVIAPGSYVYTMEDSLLARYPVEIVATEGDSLLIARGKVAHGAQVVTTLLQSPIIGMRIAPLAEEATTDTASQ is encoded by the coding sequence ATGAGCACATCCACTATTTATAAAAAGCGCTGGTTTCGTGTTGGAAGCGCACTCTCAATTCTGGGTATCGGTGTTGCAGCCTTTGTCATCCTGTCCGCCACAAAAGAGGAAGCCAAGAAAAAAGAAGCGACTCAGCGTGTACGCCAGGTAGCAACGACTCCCATGCACTATGCCGATCATACCCTGCAAATCCATGGTAATGGCAGCATTGAAAGCCAGCAGCTCCTGGATCTGGTATCCTTTGTCGGTGGAGAAGTGGTCTATTCTCGTGGCGATTTAAAATCAGGTCTGTTTGTAAAAAAAGGCGATATCCTCCTCAAAATTGATGACCGTGAGGCTCAGAACCGTACTCTTCAGGCTCGTTCTGGTCTTATTAATGCCATCGTTTCCCTCATTCCCGAACTCCGCGGCAATGCCCAGGATGCAATCTATAAAAAATGGAATAGCTATCTGGAACAACTCAATATGAGCACCACACCTGAGCTGCCGCTCATCACTGATGCCCAGGAACGCATTCGAGTATCGATGCACAACATATTCAATCAACACGCCACCGTGAAGAATACTGAGATTACACTGGGCAGACACACCATCCGAGCACCCTTCGATGGATATCTGGTGAACGATGGCGTCATTGCAGGAACCTGGATCTCACCAGGACAGGTAGCCGTTTCCCTGATTAACCCCTTTTTGCTGGAGATAGCTGTACCGCTGGCACTATCTGAACTTGAGTTACTCTCAGATGTACTGGTACCCACAGCCATTGTGAGTCCGTCCGAAGATTCAGGCAAACACCTCAAGGGGATATTGCGTCGTCAAAATGCCCACATTGATAAACGCAGTCAGACCGTGACCATCCATATCGAGCTTACTAATCCCAAATTGGATCCAGCCTTTCTGCCAGGCAATTATATGGATGTATTTATTCAGGGGAAAAGGCTCCTGGATGTGGCCCTGCTTCCCCGCGATGTCATTGCACCTGGATCCTATGTGTACACCATGGAGGATTCTCTCCTGGCCAGATATCCTGTAGAAATCGTGGCGACGGAAGGAGATTCTCTCCTCATTGCCCGGGGTAAAGTTGCCCATGGCGCTCAGGTTGTCACAACCCTGCTCCAGAGTCCAATCATTGGAATGCGCATTGCACCCCTGGCAGAAGAAGCAACAACAGATACTGCTTCCCAATAA
- a CDS encoding phospholipase — MKPLPPGVNYLGDEHFIADSSMEFLVDLTFRDSLGETQHQQQIFHTVFSYIDSAQKYILIDMFLFNSHKGPAAWSLNELSADLSKLLIQKKQSIPDIQIDFITDPVNTLYGGVKLPELEAMQQAGINTIVSDLTKLRDSNPLYSPLWRTGFQWLGNTAESGFLTNIFDGDLPRVTLRSYLAFLNLKANHRKIFVADCGDEMVSIITSANPHSASADFSNIGVLVKGELWRDIYDSEMGLAQFSDSKLSGEFFTRIPPQRVSKETGSSIQLITEGKIRNALLHHFEASTTDDTIKIAMFYMSNRKIVKSLLHAADRGVIVRLILDPNKDGFGFHHNGTPNRPVVKELLRKSKGQIDIRWFHTHGEQFHAKVSLIKKQEGQHVVILGSANMTRKNLDNYNLEANILLQLDRNTDMAEEIDAYLDMLWYNQGENYTTDVATFNDAGLLKSVLYRIQEFTGLSTY; from the coding sequence GTGAAACCACTTCCCCCAGGGGTGAATTACTTGGGGGATGAGCATTTTATTGCAGACTCCAGCATGGAATTCCTGGTTGATCTGACTTTCAGGGACAGTCTTGGTGAAACACAACACCAGCAGCAGATTTTCCATACGGTTTTTAGCTATATTGATTCAGCTCAAAAATACATCCTCATCGATATGTTTCTATTTAATTCCCATAAAGGACCAGCTGCCTGGAGTTTGAATGAATTGTCTGCCGATTTGAGTAAACTCCTGATACAGAAAAAGCAGTCGATCCCTGATATTCAGATAGATTTTATAACGGATCCGGTGAATACTCTCTATGGTGGCGTCAAGCTCCCGGAACTGGAAGCCATGCAGCAGGCAGGTATCAATACCATCGTTTCAGATTTGACAAAGCTCAGAGATAGCAATCCACTCTACAGTCCGCTTTGGAGAACTGGCTTTCAATGGCTGGGGAATACGGCTGAATCCGGATTTCTCACCAATATTTTTGATGGAGACTTGCCGCGGGTGACCCTCAGGAGTTATCTGGCCTTTCTAAATTTGAAGGCCAATCACCGCAAAATATTTGTAGCAGATTGCGGGGATGAAATGGTCTCCATTATCACGTCTGCCAATCCTCATAGTGCTTCTGCTGATTTCTCCAATATTGGTGTGCTGGTGAAGGGTGAGCTCTGGCGAGATATTTATGACTCTGAAATGGGTCTGGCTCAATTTTCTGATTCAAAACTTTCCGGGGAATTCTTCACCAGAATCCCTCCGCAACGTGTTTCCAAAGAAACTGGAAGCTCAATTCAGCTGATAACCGAAGGGAAGATTCGCAATGCCCTCCTGCATCACTTTGAGGCTTCCACTACAGATGATACGATCAAAATAGCCATGTTCTATATGTCGAATCGGAAAATTGTGAAGTCATTGCTGCATGCAGCAGATCGGGGGGTGATTGTACGCTTAATTCTGGATCCCAATAAAGACGGATTTGGATTTCACCATAATGGCACCCCTAATCGTCCTGTGGTGAAGGAACTCCTGCGAAAATCAAAGGGGCAAATTGACATTCGATGGTTCCATACCCATGGGGAGCAATTTCACGCTAAGGTATCTCTCATTAAAAAGCAGGAGGGACAGCATGTTGTGATCCTGGGCTCGGCAAATATGACTCGCAAGAATCTGGATAACTATAATCTGGAAGCAAATATCCTCCTGCAGTTGGACCGAAATACAGACATGGCTGAGGAAATAGATGCATATCTGGATATGCTCTGGTACAATCAAGGGGAAAACTATACAACTGATGTGGCAACCTTCAATGATGCAGGTCTGCTGAAATCAGTCTTGTACAGAATTCAGGAATTCACAGGATTGTCTACATATTAG
- a CDS encoding ammonium transporter, with product MKKRHLYFVFLVLGLNSFAMASSDAIQAYAIDNLFLFICAVLVLFMQAGFAMVEAGLNSAKNTVNILFKNIIDLSAGALLFYVIGYSLMYPIDGNGILSFSGFGFIGEASEPGAGVLNPQMNWLFQVAFAATAATIVSGAVAGRMKFSAYLIYSIVLTGLVYPISGYWKWGGGWLDALGFYDFAGSLIVHALGGFAGLAGAIVLGPRLGRFKRNGGSRAMPGHSLTISTLGVFILWIGWYGFNPGSQLAIVGIDNTNAVMMIAVNTTLSAAAGGLMAMAFAWFRYKKPDLSMALNGVLAGLVGITANCDSVTNFEAILIGLIAGILVVLGILLLEKLRIDDPVGAWPVHGLAGLWGGIATGIFGGHPLMAQIIGSIAISLWGFATMFALFSILKALNFLRVSETEEIRGLDISEHQEEAYAGFQIFTAE from the coding sequence ATGAAAAAACGACACCTCTATTTTGTATTCCTGGTGCTTGGCCTGAACTCTTTTGCTATGGCTTCATCAGATGCCATACAGGCCTATGCCATTGATAACCTCTTTCTCTTTATTTGCGCAGTCCTCGTCTTATTTATGCAAGCCGGCTTTGCCATGGTGGAAGCTGGTTTGAATAGCGCTAAAAACACAGTCAACATCCTTTTTAAAAATATAATTGACCTCAGTGCCGGGGCGCTTCTGTTTTATGTCATTGGTTACAGCTTAATGTACCCCATTGATGGAAATGGGATTCTCTCATTTTCGGGTTTTGGCTTTATTGGAGAAGCAAGTGAACCTGGAGCTGGCGTACTTAACCCTCAGATGAATTGGTTATTTCAGGTTGCCTTTGCTGCCACGGCAGCAACTATTGTTTCTGGTGCTGTTGCAGGTCGCATGAAATTTTCTGCCTATCTGATTTACTCAATTGTTTTGACGGGATTGGTTTATCCAATTAGCGGATACTGGAAGTGGGGCGGAGGCTGGTTGGACGCTCTGGGGTTTTACGATTTTGCTGGCTCCCTCATCGTACACGCCCTGGGGGGCTTCGCTGGTCTGGCAGGTGCCATTGTGTTAGGACCTCGCCTGGGCCGATTTAAACGAAATGGTGGCTCCAGGGCTATGCCTGGTCATAGTCTTACCATCTCAACTCTGGGTGTTTTTATACTATGGATCGGCTGGTATGGCTTTAATCCTGGCAGTCAACTTGCCATTGTCGGCATAGACAATACAAACGCAGTGATGATGATTGCTGTAAATACAACCCTATCAGCGGCTGCAGGTGGTCTCATGGCCATGGCATTTGCCTGGTTTAGATACAAAAAACCTGATCTTTCTATGGCGCTAAATGGGGTTCTGGCTGGGCTGGTTGGCATTACTGCCAATTGTGATTCAGTCACCAATTTTGAAGCCATCCTAATTGGTTTAATAGCTGGGATATTAGTGGTTTTAGGTATTCTACTCCTTGAAAAATTACGTATTGATGATCCCGTAGGAGCCTGGCCTGTGCATGGTCTGGCAGGTCTCTGGGGTGGAATTGCCACCGGAATATTCGGTGGACACCCCCTGATGGCGCAAATTATTGGATCTATTGCCATCTCACTATGGGGTTTTGCAACGATGTTTG